gttaaatgtaGTTTCTTCAACTATAATGCTGTGAAACCTTGTAATATTGCTCCTTGTTTACTTTTTCTGCTAAGTTCACATTGTTAttgtagttataataatttatgatgaaaattaaactttcattgtaattcaaacatttttatttaattcataccAAGTTTGCAAttgtataatttcatttcataaataataattaaaatacattcattATACATTGAATAATGCAAAATCTGTTCTAGTTAAACtgaataatagtatatttattcaaatgatATATAATCTTCTTATACTATGTATAATCGAGGCGAAGTAACTAATGGAAGTTATAATAGAGgtgaaataactaaataactgtcttaaaaattaaaaactgtccATAGTTGTGTTAtaacaccaattttaaaatattctactatGTAGCGTTTAATTTTCAGTAACCATAAtcttgaaaattacaatttttaagaatcAACAGCCTTCATATATTTAACATCAAGAACATAAATGGctgctttgtaaatatttaaaagatattggCAGAAGTATTTGTCCAAAGAGCAATGAATAAATCTTATTGCAATGTACTTTTGGAGATTTACATTAAGTTACCAACATTTAATGTTGTAAAGCAACAATATCTATTTGTCAGATTAGTGCACTTTAATTTTACTAGAAtacattcaaagtttttaatagGATGCGTATGTCAATGTATAACAAATTGAGTCACAATATGTTAGTCAGTATAAAGTGTATAAAAGTTGGATTTATTCTTTTGTAAGATACAATTTGTATGTCAAAATGTTACTTTCTTCATAGTGTTTCAATATGTCTGTATGAAATATAAGACTGTTTTCAGTGtctgcactgtcttttgggacaAACTTTATTTTGGTGTTTGCAACATATGATTTTTCTTTTGATGTAAACTCAACTTTCATCTGAAATACATCTTCTTCTATCTCCCCATTGGGCACCCAAATAAGTTGTATGGAAAATGTCTTGAGTTTGGAATTGCTCAtagttttttcccaaaaaacctgACCGAACTGAACCCTCGCATATGATCGATTAATGTTACCTTGGAATAAGAAACAAGTTCGTTCAATGTTTGTTGAAGCCAGCTGATGATTGTTTGTAACATGAGTTTTCAGTTCTTTAGCTTGTCCAGACCACGAACACCGTACACAATTGGTAGGTCTGTATCCACACCATTTCTCGTGGTATTCTAAGTCCATTGTTAAAAGAGAGCAGCCCTTGTGGCTGCAGATAGAAGGTAAGCTGGCAATAATCTGTGAGAGGATGGTGTGTTTCTCCTGGGAGAAGTTTGCGCTACAGATGGGGCACTGGCTGAGGTTGTCATCACAGTCAGAGCAGACCGCGTGACCATTAACACAGAGAGCGGATGAGACATTCAGTCGGGTATAACAAACAGGGCATGTTGCTATTTCAATGATAGACTGCAATACTTTCTCACTATCTACCTGGAAAACATAAAGTATATTTACTTTAAGAAAATACTGAGAACACCGTTAATAATTAAccttattattgtaattattacaataataaggtttttaaatagttgtacaaaccttacaattattaaagaatataattatttacttaatttcaaaatttttttattaaaattacatattacatcAATGACCAGTTTATGAGTAATCCACTAGAAAAACCAGTAATCCCAAGTTGTACCAACATTCAAACCCTCTTCACTGAGGTTTGCAATGTTTAATAAATCTGTAGTTACATACACACCAGGATTTTATCCCTTTATATGGTAAAAAGTCTGTTTTACCTCTTGACATATGCAATATTTCATATATCTAATGAGTAACTTGAAAGAAGGCGGTATTCTAATCAAATACTGTATTACCAATTGTTTTCAGTCTCACTTCCATTTACAGAATCAATCAATAAAATCAGACTTTTATTAGAAATTCTTTCAGAAATGTGCATATATGTCAAACAGGTACATACGTTTTTTTAAGTTCTAGTTTACAGTATCAATCATATTGCTTCGAAGTATTCTTTATTGAGTAAAATAGTCACTCCATCAGCCAGTCTTGAAGGTTTTGTCATTTAAAACAAAGTCttgttataaagtattattttcttaaagtggtattacttttaaaatatcacgaTTAGTGTTGTGTACAAATTGAATCTTGAATCCACCAAATCTTTGAACGAGTGCTCAGTTCTTGCTGTGCCTTTTGTTCTTCAAATTTTAGTCATGAAAGCAACAACTCATAGAATTATGTTGGTGCCTGGTCCATGTGTTTATTCCCccagctactgtaaatattctGTACCACAAagtcaaagaaacccaattttgAGTAACTTACCTTGCACATATCCACCACTTTGTTACTCCATTGAATTTTATAGCAATGTTTACATAATATCCAGAATACAATAAATGGTTTGAATTTGTCAATGGCACCATCTGTAGTAAAAGTTAAACAATACTAATATCATTGGTATTTGCACTACACTACTAACTCTGCTTTAATAATGCAATACCCAAGAATGCCCAAGAAGACGATGCCAAAAGGGAGAAATGCTGCATACTGGTGGACAGAG
The Homalodisca vitripennis isolate AUS2020 chromosome 4, UT_GWSS_2.1, whole genome shotgun sequence DNA segment above includes these coding regions:
- the LOC124359087 gene encoding probable E3 ubiquitin-protein ligase sinah translates to MVDSEKVLQSIIEIATCPVCYTRLNVSSALCVNGHAVCSDCDDNLSQCPICSANFSQEKHTILSQIIASLPSICSHKGCSLLTMDLEYHEKWCGYRPTNCVRCSWSGQAKELKTHVTNNHQLASTNIERTCFLFQGNINRSYARVQFGQVFWEKTMSNSKLKTFSIQLIWVPNGEIEEDVFQMKVEFTSKEKSYVANTKIKFVPKDSADTENSLIFHTDILKHYEESNILTYKLYLTKE